The genomic stretch TTTTCCAAATACAACACTTTCTAACAATGAATTACTTGCAAGTCTATTTTGCCCGTGAACACCTGTACAAGCAACTTCTCCAATAGCATACAAATTTTTCATTGAAGTTTTAGAGTTTATATCAACCTTGATTCCTCCCATTGTATAGTGTTGTGCAGGAACTACTGGGACTTTATCTTTAAGTGGATCTATATCATTTTTTATTAAATGGTTATAGATATTAGGAAATCTCTCTTTAATATCTAAATTTATTGTACTAAAATCTAGCCACTCATATTCAGAATTATCTTTTTTCATCTCTTCTAATATTGCCTTTGTTACTTTATCCCTAGGTTTTAATTCATCTGTAAATCTTTCTAATTTTTGATTTAAAAGTATTGCTCCTTCCCCTCTTACTGATTCTGAAATTAAAAACTTTCTTTCATTCTCCTTTGTATAAAATGTTGTTGGGTGTATTTGTATATATGAAATATCCTTTAATTCTATATTATGCCTAATAGCTACTGCAACTCCATCTCCTTTAATATGAGAAAAATTGGTAGTATTCTTATATATTCCACCTATTCCACCTGTTGCTAATACTGTAAATCTTGATTTTATAGCAAATTTTTCTTCTTTTTTTGCCAATATTCCCAAACAAGTATTTTCTTTTTCAATAATATCTAAAAACTCACAGTCTTCAATTATTTTTATATTATCTCTTTCTAAAAGCTTTTCTATAAGGCTTTCCATTATATATTTACCAGTTTGGTCTTCACAATATAGAATCCTAAATTTACTATGTCCACCCTCTCTTGTATAAAATGGACCTTTTTCATCTCCTGTAAATTTTACTCCATTTTCAATTAATGTTTTTACTGCTTCTTGTGACTCATCAACTAATATTTCAACTGCTTCTCTATTATTCTTATAATGACCTGCAATCAAAGTATCCTCAATATAGTCTTCTTTATCTTCTTTTCCTTTACAAACAGATATTCCTCCCTGTGCAAGATAGGAATTACTATCTTTAAGTTTTTTCTTTGTTATTAATATTATTTTAAAATTTTTATCTAAACTCAAAGCACAAATTAAGCCTGCAACACCAGAGCCAACTATAACTACATCACAATTTTCAATTTTCATTTTAATCGCCTGCCAATTCTAACATTCTTTCTAAAGGAATTAAAGCTTTTTTAGCTATTTCATCATTAACTTCCAATTCATCTCCACCCTCCAATAAAATCTTTTCTATTTTTTCTAAGGTATTTTTCTTCATACTTTTGCATATTAAAGTATCTGCAAAATATAGCTTTTTATTAGGAGCTTTTTCATAAATCTTATGTTGTATTCCTCTTTCTGTTACAACTATAAATTCATCTCCACCTTTTAAAGCTTCTTCAATTATTCCACTTGTACTTCCAATATAATCTGCTAAATTTAAAATTTCTTCTTTACATTCTGGGTGAGCTAAAACCTTGGCATTAGGATATTCATTTTTTAATTTTATTACATTTTCTAAATGTACTAAGTTATGTACACAACAATATCCCTCATTTAAGATAATATTTTTATTTTTAACTTGCTTTGCAATATATGAAGCCAAATTTCCATCAGGAACTATAAAAATATTTTTTTCTTTTAATTTACTTACAATTTTAACTGCATTAGATGAAGTTATACATACATCACAATAGGCTTTAATTTCAGCTGTTGAATTTATATAACAAACTACTGCTAAATCATCATATTTTTCTCTCATCTCTTTTATTTTTTTTATAGTTATCATATGTGCCATAGGACAATCGGCATAGACATCAACCATATGTACTGTTTTCTCTGGGTTTAAAATTTTTATACTTTCTCCCATAAAATATACTCCTGCCATTATTATTGTTTTATTCTTTAATTTTGTTGCTGTTTTTGCTAAGTAAAAAGAATCCCCAACATAATCAGCAATCTCTTGTACTTCTCCATCTACATAATAATGAGCTAAAATTGCAACATCTTTTTCCTTCTGTAATTTTTTTATTCTGTCCTTCATTAGTCCTCCTAAAATATTTTATAGTAAAATTTCCTGAGGAGATTATAACACTAAATATTTTTATTGACAAGACAATAAAGTTGACAATGGAAAATTTATAAAAAAATTAATAATAAACTTTTAAATTTTTTAAATAGAAAAAGCTGGAATAAAACCAGCCTTTATACAAATTAAATAATATTCTATTTTATGTTCATATGAGCAATAATAAGAGTTATATCATTTGAAGTAACTCCACTAATTCTTGTAGCTTCTCCAATAGATAAAGGTCTTACTTCTTCTAATCCTGCTCTTGCAATATTAGATATTCCTTTTATTTCATCATAGTCTATATTTTCAGGTATATACATATGCTCTAATTTTTTAAATTTTTCTATCTGTTTATTTTCTCTTTCTATAAAAATTTCATATTTAATCATAGTTTCAATTTGATTTTTTACAAAATCTTCATAATCATTCAAATTTAAAAATCCTTTTAAATCATCATAATTTACATCTTTTATCTTTAAAATTTCAGAAGCCTTTACACCTTTTACAAATCTTTCTTCTACACCTAAACTTTCTAAAAAGTTATTAGTCTCATTCATACTAACAGAAATATTTTTTAAATTATTAATCTCGATATACACATTATTAATAGATTTTTCT from Fusobacterium hwasookii encodes the following:
- the nadA gene encoding quinolinate synthase NadA — translated: MKDRIKKLQKEKDVAILAHYYVDGEVQEIADYVGDSFYLAKTATKLKNKTIIMAGVYFMGESIKILNPEKTVHMVDVYADCPMAHMITIKKIKEMREKYDDLAVVCYINSTAEIKAYCDVCITSSNAVKIVSKLKEKNIFIVPDGNLASYIAKQVKNKNIILNEGYCCVHNLVHLENVIKLKNEYPNAKVLAHPECKEEILNLADYIGSTSGIIEEALKGGDEFIVVTERGIQHKIYEKAPNKKLYFADTLICKSMKKNTLEKIEKILLEGGDELEVNDEIAKKALIPLERMLELAGD